The genomic interval TAGTATTCGGATTTCCTGTATCGTGGAATACCGCAAACTTAGGTTTACCGCTATCTAGCTTACGTCCTGTACGACGTGTTCCAAACGGAAGTAAGTCGAGAAACACGGGTACTCCGTTCCATGTTCCGATTCTAGTTTTCGCCATTAATATCGTCCTTCTTTCGTTTATATTTCGTTTATTTTAAGCCGTTCTTCTTTAACGCAATCTTCTGCGCCTTTGCATTCTTACCGCTAAAGTGATTCTTATAGATACCGATAAGCGTTATTATTGCGCTAACAATCGTAATTATTGCCGTTGATACCTGCGTAACTGTATCTTCGTTCAGCCAATCGTATGAAAAGCCAAAGCCGGCAAGCACCGGAATAAGTGATACGATCATATACGCAATCTGCTTAATGAAGTCCGTTACTGCTTCGGCCTCAACCTCCTTAACGATGTCCTGCTCGTAAGTAGTCGTTTCTTGCGATATCTCCTCGTTATCGATTGCTCCACCGATGATTACTTCGTTATTATCCACCTTATACACCCTTTCGTTTAATTAAATAGTGTCATTACTGCGGTTATAATCGTACCTAATAGCGTAAGTATTCCGCCGGTAAAGATACCGACTAGCTTGAATACGTCGCTTATGTACGTTTGCTTAGCCGCGCCAATCTCTTCCAACCGCTTATCCACCTCGTCAACGTCTTCTTCTACGTGTTTCTGTCGCAGTTCTAATTCGGTCTGCTTTACGGCCATCTTCGATATTTCTTCGTTAGTACGTTCTTGTGCGCTTGCCATTCTACGCATATTATCCGTTAGCGATTCAAACGTCTCTTTCATCAAACCGAACATCAATTCCAACCGTTCGAAGCTACCGTCTATGCGTTTTATATCTCTACGTATCTCGTTTATTTCAGCGTCTAAGTGCGCTCTAGTTACGTAGTCATTCTCTTTATCGTCCATATACGATACACTCCTAACACGGTCATAATCATGTGATAATTCGCAAACACGATATTAGTGTAAGCGGTATACCAATTTAAACCTTGCTCCGCGCCTGTAGCCGTTAATACTACGTAAACAGAAAACGCAAGTAAGTTACCGATAGCGAAACCGACTTGACCCGCAAACGATTTAGAGAACATACTAACGAATAGAATAATGGCCGCGAATAAAGGCGCTATTCCCCAATACGATAAGTCTGCAATACTGTCTAATAACGCATACCACGGACTATCCGCAATCATGTCGTCGTTTGCCGTAAAGAAAAGTATTGAGCGGCCTAGTAGCATTGTCGCAAAGAACATCGTACCGACTAGCGATTTCATTTCGGAGAAGGGCATTTCGATTAATACCCGTTCTCCTACGTTTAGCTTTATCATACGATAACCTCCGATTCTGTTACGACTTCTTCTTGCGGTGCAGTAACATCGACTATCTTCGGTAGTTGGTCGTTTATCTCGGGTTCACTAACGATTTTAGCAACGCCGATGTCTAAGTTAACCGCAATGAATTCCGTTCCATGATCGGTTAGTA from Macrococcus armenti carries:
- a CDS encoding phage holin; its protein translation is MDNNEVIIGGAIDNEEISQETTTYEQDIVKEVEAEAVTDFIKQIAYMIVSLIPVLAGFGFSYDWLNEDTVTQVSTAIITIVSAIITLIGIYKNHFSGKNAKAQKIALKKNGLK